A stretch of DNA from Leucobacter luti:
AGACGTCGCGGCACGCTATCTGTCAACTCAGATCGATCGCCTCAGCGCGCCGCTCGACGACGCATGGATGCGCGACATTGGCCCGAGCTTCGTCATTGGCGACGACGGCAAGTTGGGCGCCGTGAACTACCGATTCAATGGCTGGGGCGGTCAAGACTGGGCAAGCTGGGAGCACGATCAGCACATCGGGCGCATCGTGGCCGAGGCGGCCGGAGCCGAACTCATTGACTCGGAGATGACGAACGAGGGGGGCGGAATCCAGGTCGACGGCACAGGACGCGTGGTCATCACACAGACCGTGCAGCTCGATCCGGGCCGCAACCCCGGCTGGACCCGCGAGCAGGTCGAGGCGGAACTCCTGCGCACGATCGGGGCGGAGAGCGCTCTGTGGCTCCCCCGCGGGCTCACCCGAGACCACGACACCTTTGGCACACGCGGTCACTCGGACATCCTCGCGGCGTTCACCACCCCAGAAGTGCTGCTCATGCACCGTCAGGATGCACAATCACATCCGGACCACATCATCGCACGAACGAACCGCGAGGTGGCCGAACAGTATCGGCTCAACACCTCAGCAGGCTTCGACATTCTCGATCTCCCCGCCCCAGAGACGCTGCGCGACGCTGAAGGCTTCGTGGATTACAGCTACATCAATCACGTGGTCATCAACGGGGCGGTACTCGCGTGCTCCTTCGATGATCCAGCCGATGACCGCGCACTCGCGACACTGCGCGAGGTCTACCCAGGCCGCAAGGTCATCGCTATTGACGCGCGACCCCTGTTCGCACGCGGCGGCGGCATCCACTGCATCACGCAGCAGCAGCCAAAAGTGGCGTAAGCCCCAACCGCGAGCTCAGCACGAGCAGAGCTCGCGCGCCACGCCGCGCGCACTGCACCCCCGAGCAGTCCCGCACAGTTCACCTGTGCGGGACTGTTCAGTTTGGCAGCACCTTGCGCCAGCTCGGCGTGGGAGACTGGCGGTTCAGCTGTGCTGGATCACAGCAATGATCGCTGTACAATTGCACATTGCAGACCGCATTCAGGGCGGCGAACCGTTGCCCCGTCCCGAGCAGAGAAGGACCCCCATGACCGAGTCGCTTTCGCCCGAACTTGAGGCCGTTGTCGCGCGCGCCGCTGCCGCAGCACCCGCCTTCGCCGCTACCGCGCCGGAATCCCGCGCACGCGCCATCGTCGCAGTCGCCGATGCACTAGAAGCCCACAAGAACGACCTGGTGCAGATTGGGATGCGTGAAACCGGCCTCACCGAAGTGCGTCTCACTGGCGAAGTCACCCGCACCGCCGTCCAGCTCCGACTCTTCGCCGACACTCTCGTCGACGGCGGCTACCTCGACGCGCGAATTGACCCGGCAGACACCGCGTTCGCCCTCGGTGTCCGCCCAGATATCCGCCGCACCCATCTCCCCGTCGGACCCGTCATCAATTTCTCGGCCTCAAACTTCCCCTTCGCGTTCTCAGTCATGGGCGGCGACTCCGCCGCGATCCTCGCGGCTGGCTGCCCCCTCATCGTCAAGGCGCACTCCGGCCACCCCGAACTCTCCGACGCAACCGCCGCCGTCGCCGCTGCAGCGCTTCACACGGCTGGCATGCCCGAAGGCACGTTCCAACTCATCCACGGCCGTGAGGCTGGAGTTGCCGTACTGCAAGACCGCCGCATCAAAGCTGGTGCGTTCACGGGTTCGATTGCCGTTGGCCGTCTTCTCGCAGACATCGCAGCCTCCAGGCCAGCACCCATTCCGTTCTACGGTGAGCTCGGAAGCGTCAACCCGGTCTTCATCACCGCTGATGCCGTCACCGAACGCGCGAGCGAAATCGCGACCGGCTTCCTCACGAGCGTTTCCGGTTCCGCCGGACAGCTCTGCACCAAGCCGGGGTTCGTGTTCGTGCCGGCCGGCACACGGCTGCCTGCAGCAATCCAAGAAGCAGCCGGAGAGCTCGCCGAGCACCGACTCCTCGACCCCCGCATCGCTCGCAGCTTCGACGAGCGTCGGACCGAGATCCTCGCAGCCCCGGGCGTCACCGCACTTATTCCTGGCGGGATCCGATTCGACACCGACGGGCACGGGTGGGCCACCCCCACGGTGGTCGCCGTGTCCCTCGATGACTTCCGTGCGAACGCCGCGGCCCTCGTCGAAGAGGCCTTCGGCCCGCTCTCCATCATCGTCGAAACCCCCGCAGACACCGACCTCGCAGCACTCATGCCCGAGTTCTACGAAGGCAACCTCACCGGCACGCTCCATCACAGCACCGCAGAGGCCACCGGCACCACCGCCAACGCACCAGAGCTCCGCGCCCTCGTCGCAGCCCTCGCACAGCAGGTCGGTCGGGTACTCTTCAACGGCTGGTCCACCGGTGTCGCCGTCACCCCAGCACAGCAGCACGGCGGCCCCTGGCCCGCGACGACGAACGATGCCAGCACGTCAGTCGGCACTGCAGCGATCAGCCGCTTTATGCGACCCGTCGCCTACCAGAATGCCCCGCAGGCCTTCCTCCCCGATGCACTCCAAGACACCAACCCCGCAGGTATTCCCCAGCACATCTCGCCCGCGGGCGAATCGCAGAGCTGGGGAGCACGCTGGCGCTCGGAGGCGTGACGGGCGCGGTGGCTCCCTGTCCAGCCGGCTCGGACAACCTCGGGCACGAGCGTGGGCGAACTCACAGCCGAGAGTGGCTGTTCACAGCGGTAAAATAGGAACTATGAAGATTCAGCTACGCGCCGCCGGCGCACTCATCGCAACTGCCTCGGTGCTGGGGCTCGCCGCATGCTCGGCATCGGCGAGCCCGGTCGACACTGCGGCAGCAGTGGCTGGCGCATGGGGTGCTCCCGCTGAGACGAAAGGCGAGCCGTCACTCGAATTCACGCCAACGGAAGGCAAAGCCGGGGGTGAATACGGCGGGAACGACGGCTGCAACGTCCTCGGCGGAAGCTACACCGTGAAAGATGACGTCATCGAGTTCGGCGTCATGCGCTCCACGATGATGTTCTGCGAGGGCGTTGATGCCTGGCTGAGCCAGGCCCACACGGCCACCATGGACGGGAAAACGCTCACCGTGCTCGATGAGCAGGGCAAGCAGATCGGCACGCTGCAGCGCCCAGCAAAGGCGAGCTAGCGCAACACGCACAACGGCGGGCGTTGGATCATCTTCTGATCCAACGCCCGCCGTTGTGTGTGCTCCCGAGCTAGTTCCAGAGCACCGCGAGGGCGACGTTCACGAGCGACAGACCGGCAATCGCGCCGAGCACTCCGCCCGAGACGTTGTCCTTCTTACGGTTCACGAGGATCACGACGATGATCGCAATCAGTACGAGCGTCTTGACACCGATCTTCACGTTGTTCGGCGAACCACCGAGCATGTACAGCGAGGCAACGAGCAGCAGCCCCGTCACGAACAACAGATTTGCCCCGTGCAGGATGCCGGGCGTGATGCGCGCACGAGCTTCTTTCACGAGTGACAGCTGCGCGAGCGTGCTGCCGAACACCGCGCCGAAGCCGACGAGGTGCAGTACAACGAGAATTCCCTTGACGATTTCCATGGTGGTGTCCTATCTCCGCGGTGTTTCTCGATACCGCGGTGTGCTGGTGGTCACGGAGTGTGCTGCTCTCCGTGGCTAATGGAAGAAATGGCGCTCGCCCGTGAAGTACATGGCGACCCCGGCAGCCTCGGCCGCGGCAATGACCTCAGGGTCGCGCACGGACCCGCCCGGCTGCACCACGGCGCGCACGCCGGCGTCAAGCAACACCTGCAGACCGTCCGCAAACGGGAAGAACGCGTCAGATGCCGCGACGGCCCCGGCAGCGCGCTCACCAGCGCGCTCGACTGCGAGCCTGCACGAATCGACCCGATTGACCTGGCCCATGCCGACTCCGACCGACGCTCCCCCATTCGTCAAGATGATGCCGTTCGACTTCACCGCGCGGCAGGAACGCCAGGCGAACTCGAGCTCCGCGAGTGTCTCGGAGTCAACGGCGGTGCCAGTTGCGAGCTGCCACTCGGAGGCCGGAGCGAAGGCGCGATCCGCATCCTGCAGCAGGAAACCACCCGAGACCTGGCGCAACTCGACCGGATTCGGCGTGAAGTCGGTCGGCAGCACCAGCAGACGGATGTTCTTCTTCTGGCTCAGAATCGCGAGCGCTTCTGGCTCGAAGCCCGGGGCGACGACAACTTCGGTAAAGATCTCGGCGACCGTCTCGGCCATCGCACGCGTCACAACGCGGTTTGCCGCAATCACGCCACCGAACGCGGAGGTCGGGTCGCAGGCGTGCGCGAGTTGGTGAGCGGCAGCGATGGGATCAGCTGCGCCCTCCGGTGCGACCGCGATGCCGCACGGGTTTGCGTGCTTGATGATCGCGACGGCGGGCCGCTCGTGATCGAACGCGGCGCGCAGCGCGGCATCGGCGTCAACGTAGTTGTTGTACGACATTTCCTTGCCGTGGAGCTGACCAGCCTGCGCGATGCCCGCGCCTTCGTTCTCGGTGAACAGCGCGGCGCGCTGATGGCTGTTCTCCCCGTACCGCAGCACAGATTCGCGCAGGCCGAAGACCTCGTAGCCGACGTACCCCTCGGTCGCTGCAAAGATGCTGTCGACGTCGTCAGCTTCCGGTTCCTCGGCCGGCTGCGCTTCCACGCCATCCCAGCCCAGGTCCTCCTGATCGAGGAACCAATTCGCCACTGCCGCATCGTACTGGGCAGTGTGCACGAATGCCTCGGTCGCGAGCGAGCGTCGCAGCGCCAGCGTGGTCCCACCCTCGGTCACCGCGGCGATGACCTGATCGTAGCGTGCTGGCGAGACGACAATTGCTGCGTTTGCGTGATTCTTCGCGGTTGCGCGGACCATTGCCGGCCCGCCGATATCAACATTCTCGATGACGTCGGCCGCCGGCTTTCCCGATGCAACCGTCTCTTCAAAGGGGTACAGATTCACCACGACGAGCTCGAATGGCGCATAGCCGAGTTCGTCGAGCTGCGCGCGGTGATCAGCGAGACGGAGATCCGCGAGCAGTCCGGAGTGCACAGCGGGGTGCAGCGTCTTCACACGGCCGTCAAGCGCCTCGGCGAAACCGGTGACGTCTGCCACGTCGGTGACGGAATGCCCTGCTTCACGGATCGTCGACGCGGTCGAGCCCGTCGAAACAATCTCCACCCCTGCGGCAGCGAGCGCGGCAGCAAGGTCGAGCAACCGGGTCTTATCACTCACCGAGATGAGCGCACGGCGGACCGGGATCTGGTCGCGGTGCTCGTACAGGCTGGGGTCGTGGCTCTGGACTGCCATCGGGCTCCTTGGTTCTGAGGTGGTGGTGGCTAGGAGCGCGAAGTCGCAGCGTCGAGTGAGAGCTCGCCGCGTGCGATATCGCGGACCGTTTGGACGAGGAGCGGACGCTCCTCACGCTTGATGCGCTCGTGCAGCGCGTCCTCGGTGTCACCGGGGAGCACTGGGACGGCGACCTGGCGCAGCACCGGCCCGGTATCGACGCCCTCGTCGATCACGTGCACGGTCACACCGGTCTCGGTAGCGCCGGCGGCAAGCGCATCGCGCACCGCGTGGGCTCCCGGGAAGGCCGGCAGCAACGCTGGATGTGTATTGATGAGGTCAGGCGAGAACGACCGCACGAATCCCGCAGGCAGAATTCGCATCAGGCCAGCAGACACCACGAGCCCGGGGTGCGGACCGGTCCCGATCCCGTGCTCCTGAATCGCTGCCGCGAGCACTTGACCCCACTCCTCTCGGGAATCGTAGTCGCTCGGGCGCACCACAAACGTCGGGATCCCCGCCGCTGTTGCGTAAGCCAAGCCAGGCGCTTCGGTGTCCGATCCGACGCACACAATCTGCGCCGGAAAATCCGGGTCAGCTGCTGCATCGAGCAGCGCTTTGAGGTTGCTGCCGCCACCGGAGATCAGAACTGCGAGTTTCAGCACTCGCTCAGTCTACCCGTGGTGGCCGCTGTGGGTGCGCGCTATCCGCGCAGCACCTCATCGACCAGTGCCCACGGCTCATGGTCCGCATAGTGTGCATCCTCTTGCGCCGCCCACCGATCCCAGTGCGGAGCGTACGTTTCTCCGTCACGCGAGAGCGCGCGGATACGCCGTTCCGCCAGCGGCAGATCAAGCCAAACCGTCCAGATCGCGTTGGCGTGCACGTCACCGCGAACCGGTGCCTGAGTGCCGTTCTCCGTCACCCAGTCCCGCACGGCAACGAGGTTCGAAGCCGTCACAGCGCCGCAGCCCTCGATGATGAGCGGAGTGCCGTCCTCAATGGCAACGCGCTCGGCAAACGCTTCACGATTCCAGTCATAGCGACGATAGCTCCCCGAGCTCAGCACTTCGGGGACCGCGCGTGATCCCGTGCTGAGGCCGTCCCACCCAGGGTACAAATCTTCCAGGCGCAGCAATTGGGGCTTCCGCCCCACTCCGCGCAGTCGACTCGCGAGGCGATCCGCGAGCGAGGTCTTCCCTGACCCCGAGCGCCCATCAATCACCACTGCGTCCAACTCGTGCAGTCCCATCACCACTCCGCTCTTGAACCGGCCCAGCTGCCGCTCGCGCGACTCCCCAAAGCTGAGCGGTCAATTCGGAGCCGCTCGGCGATCAGCATAGCGCCGGCCGTAACCATCCCCAGCACAACCGCGCCCGCGAGTCCCGCACCGTAGGCGCCAGGAGCCTGATGACTGATCAGTTCGGCTACGGCCACCGGCAGCGTTTGCTCACCAGGCCGCACCAAGAACGAGGTTGCGCCAAACTCACCGAGCGAGGCGGCGAAGGCGAACCCGAGCGCGAGCCCAGCGGATCGTCCCAGCAGCGGCAGGTCGATCGTGCGCAAGACCACCAGCGGAGCCGCACCGAGAGTCGTTGCTGCGAATCGGAGATACGGGTCGATCCCGCGCAGCACAGGAAGCAGAATCCGCACCACGAGCGGCAGCGCAACGAGTGCCTGGGCGATGGGGATCAGGGCGGCGGACGTGCGCAAGTCGAGCCCGATCCCCAGCGGTCGGTGCATCGTGAGAAGCAGTCCGAAGCCAAGCGTGACCGCTGAGACGCCGAGTGGCAGCATGACGAGCGCGTCGAACAGACTTTGCCCGCGTCGGGCAGTCGCCGAGGCAGGGCGCCGGGACAGCACGAGAGCGATGAGGATGCCGAGCACCATCGCGATCAGCGCTGCGACGAACGCGATCCGACACGACAGCCAGATCGCACTCAGCACCGAGCCCGAGAGTGGGAACTCCTGCGGCGGCTGCACGAGCGCGACGTAGTTGGCGACGGACCACTCCCCTGAGCTGTCTCGAAGTGAGCGGGCGGCCAGGGTGAGGATCGGAGCGGCGTGCAGAAGCACAATTGTCGCGGCGAACACGGCGAGCACCGGGACATCCCGGAGCGTTGGCCTCCGGAGGGAGCGCCCATCCGGCAACAGTTGCACTGCCCGCTCACCCGCGCTGCGCAGGCGGGCCGAGACAACGAGCACCGCGGCAACGAGCGCAAACTGGGCGAGCGAGAGCACCGCGGCTCCGCGCAGGTCGAGGAACTGGACGGTCATGCGGTAAATCTCAGTCTCGACATTCGCAAATTCGCGGCCGCCAAGGATCAAGACGATCCCAAACGAGGTGGAGCAGAAGAGGAACACGAGAGCCGCGGCCGAAGCCAGGGCGGGTCCGAGCGCCGGGAGCGTCACGGTGAGCCAGGCTCGCACCGGGCTCGCACCCATCACCTGCGCGGCATGGCTCGCACTCTCGTCAAGCCGCGCCCAGAATGTCCCGACGGTGCGTGCAACCACTGTGACGTTGAAGAAGGCGAGCGCGACGATCACCGCGGTGAGGCTCCGCTCGAGCCCGAGCGCAGCGAGCGGACCTCCTGGTCCGAGCACGGCCGAGAACGCGACACCGACGACCACTGTGGGGAGTACGAACGGGATCGTCATCAGCCCCTGCAGCACCGTGCGCCCGGGGAAATCAAGCCGGTAGAGCACGAAGGCGGCGGGGACTCCGAGTGCGACCGACAGCACGGTCGCGAGGCTGGCCTGCGCGAGCGTCTGGCCGATGACGTGCCAGGTGCGTGCTGATCCGAATACCTCAGGAATCCCGCTCAGATCGAGGCGGCCATCTGCCACAAAGCCGGTCGCAATCAGCGACACCACCGGCCAGAGGAAGAAGAGTGCGAGGAACGCAAGGGGCAGCGTGATCGCCAGGGTCCAGGCCGCAACGGCCCATGGCCCGCTTCCGCGCCGCCCCCCGCGCACCCTAGAGTCCGATCTGCTCGCTCAGCGTCTTCAGCCAGCCCTCGCGGCCAGCCTCGATATCAGCGCTCGGGAGGTCATTGAGCTGCGTTTCACTCGGCACCGGGGCGAAGCGTGCCCAGGTTTCGGGCAATTCGACATCGCTAGTGACTGGGTACATGTACATCGTGTCCGGGATCGTAGCCTGGAACTCGCTCGACACGAGGTAATCTACGACAGCCTGCGCGCCCTCGGGATTTGCTGCGCCGGCGAGCACGCCAGCGTATTCGACCTGATTCGAACAGGTGTCGAGGAGCGCCTTCGAAGTGGTCGCTGCGCCGTCTTCGCTCACCGTGAACGCTGGCGAGGATCCGTAGGAAACGACGATCGGTTTTGTGCCTTCGCCGCCGCCCTGAGTGAACTGGCCGTTGTACGCGTCGCTCCAGCCCTGCTCGATCCGTGCACCGTTGTCCATCAGCGCCTGCCAGTAGTCGGCGAAGCCGTCCTCACCGAACTTCGCCACGGTGCCCACGAGGAACGATGCGCCTGTTGACGATGCGGTCGGGTCAAGCAGCACCGTCAAATCACGGTATTCCGGCTTCGTGAGGTCGTCATAGCTTTGGGGCTCGGTGAGCCCTTGCTCCGCGAACCATGCGGGATCGATGTTGATGCAAGTTGCGCCCTGATCCACCGGGGTGAGCGCGAAGGGGACGGACGAATCCGCGGCGCCAGAGCTCTCCTCCGGCAGGATCGCGAGATCTTCAAAGCTCTCAGCGAGCCCTGCGGGGCGGTAGGGCTCCACCACCTCGTTTGCCACGAGGCGTGAGGCGAAGATCGTGTCGACACCGAAGAACGCATCCGCGATCGGCGCCCCCTTCGTGAGCACGAGCTTATTCGTGAGTTCGCCGCCGTCACCGGCTGCGATGACCGACACTTCGTAGCCGGTGGCTGCGCTGGCCGCCTTCGCGAATTCCTCGTTCGGGAACGAGGAATGCACTGCAAGGGTGACCGTCTTCGGGTCACCCTCCCCAGCACCGTTGTCGTGAGAAGCGGCCGGTGCACAGCCGGCGAGGGCAAGTGCGAGTGCCGTGCCGAGCACGGGGAGCGCGGTTCGCGTCGCGCGCCGGGCAGCCGGGTGGGCGTGAGTATGCATCATCGAAGAGTCCCTTCCTCCGCTGGTATGACCCAGATCAGGTTGAACGGTCGGAGCTCGCGTGCTCCCTCTCAGCCCCGCGCGCCGGGACTCCCGTGGATTGCGTCTCTTACCTTAGCGCCACGGGCGCGGGAGGCGCCAACCTGGGCGTTCAGCTTTGGGTTCCGGATCCGGATCCGGATCGACGGAATCGTCCCAGGAGTACGCGCGAAGCGCCTCCGTTGCGGACGCCTCATCGACTTCCTCTGAATCATCAAGGGTGTCCGAGTCAAGCTGCTCGGTCTCGGCATACTCGGCCTCGGCCAGCGCACCCTCGACCAGTTCGGCCTCGTGTTGGTCGAAGAGCTGGGTGGAGCGGGGGGCCGGCTCGGCCGGGCCCGGGAACTCGAAGGGCTGCGTGGCGTCGGGGTCGAGCGCCTCCGCAGTGAACTCCGCGGTGTCGAGCGCGGAGGTGCCGAACTCTGCACTCTCGACATCGTGTGTGCCCGTCTGAACCTCAGCGAGCTCCGCCGGAGCACTCTCCGCCGCAGCAAGCTCGGCCGCGGCAATCTCCGACGCTGTGATCTCGTCGGGCCGACCCCATTCTTCCTCGAACGGGATGAGCACGTCCGCCAGTGGCACCGTCTCATGATCATCGGCACTGCTGGAACTCGGCGCTGCTGCCGCGGTCTCTGTCGCGCTCGCAGCAGCAGCAGCAGCAGCGCCAGCCCCACCAGCAGCACCAAAGCTCCGCAGGGACTCTGGCAGCCCGTCTGGGAGCACAGCCCGCACGCGTGAGGCGTCGATGCGCAGCGCCACGGTGCCGAGCAGCAGCCCGGCGCCGAGCTCTGCCATCACCAGGCCGCCAACAAGCCAGGGCTCAGGCCCAGTGAGCGCGAGCCGGTCCGGGCCGATCGCCCCGGTGCTCAGTGCGGCAAGGCCCGTGACGACGAGACCGGCGATCACCGCGGCGAGGGCCGGAATTGCGAGCGCGACCGGCCACGACACGCGGCGCAACTCCGAGTTGCGGCCGAGCAGGATGACGAGCGCGATGCCAGTGAGCACGACGATCGCTGGCACGATCGCGCCGGCAGCTCCCCACCCCTGCGGGATCGCCCCGAAGATTGGCAGCGCTGGTACCGGGCCAAGCAGTGTTTCAAACGGGGTCACGGCGGTGCCTGCGCCCACGCTGAATCCAGCCCCGGTGAGCCAAGACATGCCCCACAAGACTGCGACCGGCAGCAATGCAAGCTGCGCGAGGAAGAGCAACAGCGAGCCGAGCGGGTCAAGCTGCAGGTGCTGGGTCAGCGCGATGACCTGACCGTAGCCGGTGAGCAGCGCGACGGCGACGGCGATCCCGGCGAGCAGCAGGAGCCCTGCAATCGCCGCGCCTCCGAGG
This window harbors:
- a CDS encoding META domain-containing protein; its protein translation is MKIQLRAAGALIATASVLGLAACSASASPVDTAAAVAGAWGAPAETKGEPSLEFTPTEGKAGGEYGGNDGCNVLGGSYTVKDDVIEFGVMRSTMMFCEGVDAWLSQAHTATMDGKTLTVLDEQGKQIGTLQRPAKAS
- a CDS encoding aldehyde dehydrogenase (NADP(+)), with amino-acid sequence MTESLSPELEAVVARAAAAAPAFAATAPESRARAIVAVADALEAHKNDLVQIGMRETGLTEVRLTGEVTRTAVQLRLFADTLVDGGYLDARIDPADTAFALGVRPDIRRTHLPVGPVINFSASNFPFAFSVMGGDSAAILAAGCPLIVKAHSGHPELSDATAAVAAAALHTAGMPEGTFQLIHGREAGVAVLQDRRIKAGAFTGSIAVGRLLADIAASRPAPIPFYGELGSVNPVFITADAVTERASEIATGFLTSVSGSAGQLCTKPGFVFVPAGTRLPAAIQEAAGELAEHRLLDPRIARSFDERRTEILAAPGVTALIPGGIRFDTDGHGWATPTVVAVSLDDFRANAAALVEEAFGPLSIIVETPADTDLAALMPEFYEGNLTGTLHHSTAEATGTTANAPELRALVAALAQQVGRVLFNGWSTGVAVTPAQQHGGPWPATTNDASTSVGTAAISRFMRPVAYQNAPQAFLPDALQDTNPAGIPQHISPAGESQSWGARWRSEA
- the purH gene encoding bifunctional phosphoribosylaminoimidazolecarboxamide formyltransferase/IMP cyclohydrolase, which translates into the protein MAVQSHDPSLYEHRDQIPVRRALISVSDKTRLLDLAAALAAAGVEIVSTGSTASTIREAGHSVTDVADVTGFAEALDGRVKTLHPAVHSGLLADLRLADHRAQLDELGYAPFELVVVNLYPFEETVASGKPAADVIENVDIGGPAMVRATAKNHANAAIVVSPARYDQVIAAVTEGGTTLALRRSLATEAFVHTAQYDAAVANWFLDQEDLGWDGVEAQPAEEPEADDVDSIFAATEGYVGYEVFGLRESVLRYGENSHQRAALFTENEGAGIAQAGQLHGKEMSYNNYVDADAALRAAFDHERPAVAIIKHANPCGIAVAPEGAADPIAAAHQLAHACDPTSAFGGVIAANRVVTRAMAETVAEIFTEVVVAPGFEPEALAILSQKKNIRLLVLPTDFTPNPVELRQVSGGFLLQDADRAFAPASEWQLATGTAVDSETLAELEFAWRSCRAVKSNGIILTNGGASVGVGMGQVNRVDSCRLAVERAGERAAGAVAASDAFFPFADGLQVLLDAGVRAVVQPGGSVRDPEVIAAAEAAGVAMYFTGERHFFH
- a CDS encoding agmatine/peptidylarginine deiminase translates to MTTWRMPIEGHEQERLWLAWPTSGYTLGETESEVEEARTTWAAVANAASEHEDVTVVVNPGDEDVAARYLSTQIDRLSAPLDDAWMRDIGPSFVIGDDGKLGAVNYRFNGWGGQDWASWEHDQHIGRIVAEAAGAELIDSEMTNEGGGIQVDGTGRVVITQTVQLDPGRNPGWTREQVEAELLRTIGAESALWLPRGLTRDHDTFGTRGHSDILAAFTTPEVLLMHRQDAQSHPDHIIARTNREVAEQYRLNTSAGFDILDLPAPETLRDAEGFVDYSYINHVVINGAVLACSFDDPADDRALATLREVYPGRKVIAIDARPLFARGGGIHCITQQQPKVA
- a CDS encoding thiamine ABC transporter substrate binding subunit; protein product: MMHTHAHPAARRATRTALPVLGTALALALAGCAPAASHDNGAGEGDPKTVTLAVHSSFPNEEFAKAASAATGYEVSVIAAGDGGELTNKLVLTKGAPIADAFFGVDTIFASRLVANEVVEPYRPAGLAESFEDLAILPEESSGAADSSVPFALTPVDQGATCINIDPAWFAEQGLTEPQSYDDLTKPEYRDLTVLLDPTASSTGASFLVGTVAKFGEDGFADYWQALMDNGARIEQGWSDAYNGQFTQGGGEGTKPIVVSYGSSPAFTVSEDGAATTSKALLDTCSNQVEYAGVLAGAANPEGAQAVVDYLVSSEFQATIPDTMYMYPVTSDVELPETWARFAPVPSETQLNDLPSADIEAGREGWLKTLSEQIGL
- the purN gene encoding phosphoribosylglycinamide formyltransferase, with product MLKLAVLISGGGSNLKALLDAAADPDFPAQIVCVGSDTEAPGLAYATAAGIPTFVVRPSDYDSREEWGQVLAAAIQEHGIGTGPHPGLVVSAGLMRILPAGFVRSFSPDLINTHPALLPAFPGAHAVRDALAAGATETGVTVHVIDEGVDTGPVLRQVAVPVLPGDTEDALHERIKREERPLLVQTVRDIARGELSLDAATSRS
- a CDS encoding DUF6350 family protein, producing the protein MRSLVTAVIAAIEAVAVAAVGFASIVVPALLLWAVTFTLAAEPSTVFSGVAATWSLAHFAPLTLALTPEDALSFGLAPTAVSFGLTLAPLGITLITASLALRSGWRLGTRGGVGGAGLLGGAAGFGVSAAVIAGFAQPFLVWPVTGVIAVAVLVYAVPATCGFLLRAAREEHPWWRAMVRQIQRGVEALGLSGAAALPARAAETLRLGGAAIAGLLLLAGIAVAVALLTGYGQVIALTQHLQLDPLGSLLLFLAQLALLPVAVLWGMSWLTGAGFSVGAGTAVTPFETLLGPVPALPIFGAIPQGWGAAGAIVPAIVVLTGIALVILLGRNSELRRVSWPVALAIPALAAVIAGLVVTGLAALSTGAIGPDRLALTGPEPWLVGGLVMAELGAGLLLGTVALRIDASRVRAVLPDGLPESLRSFGAAGGAGAAAAAAASATETAAAAPSSSSADDHETVPLADVLIPFEEEWGRPDEITASEIAAAELAAAESAPAELAEVQTGTHDVESAEFGTSALDTAEFTAEALDPDATQPFEFPGPAEPAPRSTQLFDQHEAELVEGALAEAEYAETEQLDSDTLDDSEEVDEASATEALRAYSWDDSVDPDPDPEPKAERPGWRLPRPWR
- a CDS encoding iron ABC transporter permease; this translates as MRGGRRGSGPWAVAAWTLAITLPLAFLALFFLWPVVSLIATGFVADGRLDLSGIPEVFGSARTWHVIGQTLAQASLATVLSVALGVPAAFVLYRLDFPGRTVLQGLMTIPFVLPTVVVGVAFSAVLGPGGPLAALGLERSLTAVIVALAFFNVTVVARTVGTFWARLDESASHAAQVMGASPVRAWLTVTLPALGPALASAAALVFLFCSTSFGIVLILGGREFANVETEIYRMTVQFLDLRGAAVLSLAQFALVAAVLVVSARLRSAGERAVQLLPDGRSLRRPTLRDVPVLAVFAATIVLLHAAPILTLAARSLRDSSGEWSVANYVALVQPPQEFPLSGSVLSAIWLSCRIAFVAALIAMVLGILIALVLSRRPASATARRGQSLFDALVMLPLGVSAVTLGFGLLLTMHRPLGIGLDLRTSAALIPIAQALVALPLVVRILLPVLRGIDPYLRFAATTLGAAPLVVLRTIDLPLLGRSAGLALGFAFAASLGEFGATSFLVRPGEQTLPVAVAELISHQAPGAYGAGLAGAVVLGMVTAGAMLIAERLRIDRSALGSRASGSWAGSRAEW